A section of the Glandiceps talaboti chromosome 8, keGlaTala1.1, whole genome shotgun sequence genome encodes:
- the LOC144439526 gene encoding histone H3-like gives MARTKQTARKSTGGKAPRKQLATKAARKSAPATGGVKKPHRYRPGTVALREIRRYQKSTELLIRKLPFQRLVREIAQDFKTDLRFQSSAVMALQEASESYLVGLFEDTNLCAIHAKRVTIMPKDIQLARRIRGERA, from the coding sequence ATGGCTCGTACCAAGCAGACTGCTCGTAAATCTACCGGTGGAAAGGCTCCACGAAAACAACTTGCTACCAAGGCTGCTCGTAAGAGTGCTCCAGCAACTGGCGGTGTCAAGAAACCACATCGTTACAGACCCGGTACCGTTGCTCTCCGTGAGATCCGTCGTTATCAGAAGAGCACGGAGCTTCTCATCCGTAAACTTCCCTTCCAGCGGTTAGTCCGTGAAATCGCTCAAGATTTCAAGACTGATCTCCGCTTCCAGAGCTCAGCAGTCATGGCACTCCAAGAAGCCAGTGAATCATACCTTGTTGGTCTCTTCGAAGATACCAACTTGTGCGCTATCCACGCCAAGCGTGTCACCATCATGCCCAAGGATATCCAACTTGCCCGCCGTATCCGTGGCGAGCGTGCCTAA